The Mucilaginibacter rubeus genomic interval CAACTTATTTAAACTCGTAAAAAAACGTGTTGGCTGGCTTATCATTTTGTTTTTAGGCGAAATGCTTACCGCAACCGCTATGGGTTATTTTGGCGATGAGATATCTAAAGTTGTAGTATTGGCCTATTTTATCCCACTCATTATTTCGAGCGGAGGCAACAGCGGTTCGCAGGCCTCAACATTAATTATACAAGCCATGGCCCTTGGCGAAGTAACCGTTGCCGATTGGTGGCGGGTTATGCGCCGGGAAATCTTATCAGGCCTGATGCTGGGTGTTTGCCTGGGTTTAATAGGCTTTTTACGCATAGCCGCATGGAGCATGTTCAGTAACATTTACGGCCCGCACTGGATGCTGGTAGGTTTTACAGTTGGAGCATCGCTTATTGGTATTGTTTTATGGGGATCATTATCCGGATCGATGTTGCCGCTATTACTTAAAAAACTCGGCGCCGACCCGGCCACATCATCAGCTCCGTTTGTAGCTACGCTGGTAGATGTTACCGGTTTGATCATTTACTTTACCATTGCGGTATTATTTATGCGGGGCATTCTTTTATAAAACAGGGTTTTAGAATTAAATAACAGCAGATTTGAGTATTTGGTTATAATATTTATCTTAGTGTTAAAATAATTAAAACCTTAACACTAAAAATGGAAACTCCGGTAGAAACCTACGAAGCCCCACTTACACCAAAAAACGAGCTTATTTTAACGCCAGAGGCGCAAAGTTACTTACTAACAGCAGGCAAATGGGCTACCTTCCTGGGAATCCTTGGCTTTATATTTTGTGGCTTATTTTTGCTACTTGCCCTTTCAATGGGTACAATTATGAGCAAAGTTGCCTCAATGCAGCCATATAACCCCGCCACAGCAATGATGGCAGGCATGGGTGGAGGCTTAACAGCAGTTTATGTTTTGCTGGATCTGCTTTACTTTTTCTTTGCATTATACCTTTATCAGTTTGCAACTAAGATAAAAGCGGCCATCAACTTCAGCGATTCCATTCAGCTTACAGCTGGTTTGAAAAAACTGAAGTCGTTTTTTAAACTTTGGGGTATTGTAACCATAGTTATTATAGCGCTGTATGTACTGGGTATTATATGTGTTATTGCTTTTGCGGCCAGCATGGGAGCAGCTATGCACCAATAACATTTTCTAAATATTGAGCTTATAAAAAAGCCCTGCTTCCTAATAAGGAGCAGGGCTTTAATTTTATTTTAGTTTAGTATTGTTCTGTATTAGATCTCGAAAGAAAAATCCTCATCAGCAGAAGCTCTGGCAATTTCAGGATTTTCGCTGTACTCATAGCGTTTTTCAACTACTTCCTGGTTTGATTTAATGTAGTCGATGGTATCTTTCAAACCTTCAGCAAACTTTTCGAAGTCTTCTTTATATAAAAAGATCTTGTGTTTCACAAACACCCCATCTTCCAAACGCTTTTTGCTTTCAGTAATAGTAACATAATAATCGTTTGAACGGGTTGCTTTTACATCAAAAAAATAGGTCCGCTTCCCAGCTCTCACCTTCTTTGAATAAACCTCTTCACGCTCTCTATTGTCAAAATCTCCCATATATATTTACCTGTAATTAGTTTTGGTTGGCATAAATATAAATAAAATTTCAAAGTGCAAGTATTTTATTCGTTATTATTGAATTTTTTGAAACAAAAGTGTCATTTTTTTGTGTGGGTGGTCTTTCGAGGCAGTGTTGTGAAAAGAGAATGGTTATGGAAGAGCATTTCGCAGAACACCTTTTAAAAAATCATGTCATTTCGATATAGCATGGGGAGGAACGTGTGTTGGAGCGAAAGAGAAATCTTATACGCTATACCAACCGACATGCATGATGTAAAAGATTTCTCCTCACTCCTTTTCCACATCCCCATGCAATTCGTAGAAATGACATCGCGTTTTGTTTAGTATGCAATCCGATTTCTATAAGCCATTAAGCATCCTGTTCTTCTTCCAGCAGTTGCTTTTCGTAAAGCTCAAAGTAGGTACCTTTAAGCTGCATCAGGTATTCGTGGTTACCTTGTTCAACTATTTCGCCGTTATCCATCACCAGAATCTTATCGGCATTTTTTATGGTTGAAATGCGGTGGGCTATAATAATACTGGTTTTACCCTGCATTACCCTGCCAAGATTATTCAGGATCTCTTCCTCCGTACGGGTATCAACTGCCGAAAGGCAATCATCAAAAATCAAAATCTGTGGATGTTTAAATATGGCCCGGGCAATAGATACACGCTGCTTTTGTCCACCTGATAAGGTAACGCCACGCTCTCCAATCAAGGTTGTGAAACCTTCTTCCAGTTCAATAATGTTATTGTACACTGCAGCATCTTTGGCAGCTTGTTCAACAACCGGCATATCCAGCACATCGGCACTAAAGGCTATATTGTTGGCTATGGTATCCGAAAACAGGAAAACCTCCTGCGGTACAAAGCCAATCTGCGAGCGGTAATTTTCGAGACTAAGTGATTTTATCGACTTAGTATCAACTGTGATCTCTCCACCAGTAGTATCATACATACGCATTACCAAATTGGCAATAGTTGATTTGCCCGAACCCGTGCGACCTATAATAGCCAGCATATGACCTGGCTCTACCGTAAAAGAAACATTTTTTAAGGCCTGAATACCGGTAT includes:
- a CDS encoding DUF5362 family protein; this translates as METPVETYEAPLTPKNELILTPEAQSYLLTAGKWATFLGILGFIFCGLFLLLALSMGTIMSKVASMQPYNPATAMMAGMGGGLTAVYVLLDLLYFFFALYLYQFATKIKAAINFSDSIQLTAGLKKLKSFFKLWGIVTIVIIALYVLGIICVIAFAASMGAAMHQ
- a CDS encoding DUF3276 family protein; translated protein: MGDFDNREREEVYSKKVRAGKRTYFFDVKATRSNDYYVTITESKKRLEDGVFVKHKIFLYKEDFEKFAEGLKDTIDYIKSNQEVVEKRYEYSENPEIARASADEDFSFEI